In Mesotoga infera, the following proteins share a genomic window:
- a CDS encoding glycosyltransferase family 2 protein translates to GAKFRTGVTKPTEVDTVPFGCYKREVFDRIGYFNEQLVRNQDIELNLRLKRAGGRIILYPDIEFNYYARSTYGDLWRNSFGNGYWVIAGSRFSNMPFSLRHIVPFLFVSFLLVFGLISIWVPFVRIPYLVVITLYISLLLIASLGISLRPGKSALLLPAFVGFIVLHIAYGLGSLKGLLQRIFANG, encoded by the coding sequence GGTGCCAAGTTTAGGACAGGCGTAACCAAACCCACAGAGGTAGATACTGTTCCTTTCGGTTGCTACAAACGAGAGGTTTTCGACAGAATCGGCTATTTCAATGAGCAGCTTGTTAGGAATCAAGATATCGAACTGAATCTGAGACTGAAGCGTGCCGGAGGCAGAATCATTCTTTACCCGGACATAGAGTTTAATTATTACGCCAGGTCGACCTACGGGGATCTGTGGAGGAATAGCTTTGGAAATGGTTATTGGGTAATCGCAGGTTCTCGGTTCTCAAACATGCCATTTTCCTTAAGGCACATCGTTCCATTCCTTTTCGTCTCCTTCCTTCTTGTATTTGGTTTGATTTCCATATGGGTGCCTTTCGTGCGAATTCCCTATCTAGTTGTTATTACTCTATACATTTCGTTATTGCTAATAGCATCGTTAGGGATTTCACTGAGACCCGGAAAGTCAGCTCTTCTCTTGCCTGCGTTTGTTGGATTCATTGTTCTCCATATAGCGTACGGTCTAGGATCGTTGAAGGGGCTTTTGCAAAGGATATTCGCTAATGGATAG